The following are encoded together in the Micromonospora lupini genome:
- a CDS encoding zinc-dependent metalloprotease has product MPDIPFGFALPGGQPPDPNDPAQMQQFMSQLQHLLSAPGSGPVNWDLARQVAASQLAAAGDPAVSPYERNAVEEALRLADLWLEPASSWPSGIQSPVAWNRNEWIFKTLDVWRKLCDPVASRMVGAMGDLVPPEARAQLGPMQSMVASLGGALFGGQLGQALGSLAAEVLSAGDIGLPLGPAGTAALIPANIRAYGEGLELPEDEVRLYVALREAAHQRLFQHVPWLRGHVLSAVEMYASGIRVNREAIEEAMGRVDPTDPESMQAIALEGIFTPEDSPAQKASLARLETALALVEGWVCHVVDSAASDRLPNVVRLGEAFRRRRAAGGPAEQTFAALVGLELRPRRLREAAALWAALTQHRGIEGRDAVWGHPDLLPSDDDFADPVAFAMNDTDLSELDSFDFTAPGGVEEKAPGQSDQPDQPGQSGRSDETDGEGDAKS; this is encoded by the coding sequence GTGCCTGATATTCCGTTCGGTTTCGCGCTCCCGGGTGGGCAACCACCAGACCCCAACGATCCCGCGCAGATGCAGCAGTTCATGTCGCAGTTGCAGCACCTGCTCTCGGCGCCGGGCAGCGGGCCGGTCAACTGGGACCTGGCCCGGCAGGTGGCGGCCAGCCAGCTCGCCGCCGCCGGCGACCCGGCGGTCTCCCCGTACGAGCGCAACGCGGTCGAGGAGGCGTTGCGCCTGGCCGACCTGTGGTTGGAGCCGGCCTCGTCCTGGCCGTCGGGCATCCAGTCCCCGGTCGCCTGGAACCGCAATGAGTGGATCTTCAAGACGCTCGACGTGTGGCGCAAGCTCTGCGATCCGGTGGCCAGCCGCATGGTCGGCGCGATGGGTGACCTGGTGCCGCCGGAGGCGCGCGCCCAGCTCGGCCCGATGCAGTCGATGGTCGCCAGCCTCGGTGGCGCGCTCTTCGGCGGTCAGCTGGGGCAGGCCCTCGGCTCGCTCGCCGCGGAGGTGCTCTCCGCCGGCGACATCGGGCTGCCGCTCGGCCCGGCAGGCACGGCCGCGCTGATCCCGGCCAACATCCGCGCGTACGGCGAGGGCCTGGAGCTGCCCGAGGACGAGGTGCGCCTCTACGTGGCCCTGCGCGAGGCCGCCCACCAGCGGCTGTTCCAGCACGTCCCGTGGTTGCGCGGGCACGTGCTCAGCGCCGTGGAGATGTACGCCTCGGGCATCCGGGTCAACCGCGAGGCGATCGAGGAGGCGATGGGCCGCGTCGACCCGACCGACCCGGAGTCGATGCAGGCGATCGCCCTGGAAGGCATCTTCACACCCGAGGACAGCCCGGCGCAGAAGGCCTCGCTGGCCCGGTTGGAGACCGCGCTGGCCCTGGTCGAGGGCTGGGTGTGCCACGTGGTGGACAGCGCGGCCAGCGACCGCCTGCCCAACGTCGTCCGGCTGGGCGAGGCGTTCCGCCGCCGCCGGGCCGCCGGCGGCCCCGCCGAGCAGACCTTCGCCGCGCTCGTCGGCCTGGAGCTGCGCCCCCGTCGGCTGCGCGAGGCGGCGGCCCTGTGGGCGGCACTCACCCAGCACCGCGGCATCGAAGGCCGGGACGCCGTCTGGGGCCACCCCGACCTGCTCCCGTCGGACGACGACTTCGCCGACCCGGTGGCCTTCGCGATGAACGACACGGACCTGAGCGAGCTGGACAGCTTCGACTTCACCGCTCCCGGTGGAGTGGAGGAGAAGGCCCCCGGGCAGTCGGATCAACCGGATCAACCTGGGCAGTCGGGTCGGTCCGACGAGACCGACGGCGAGGGCGACGCCAAGTCCTGA
- a CDS encoding ATP-dependent DNA helicase UvrD2 produces the protein MVVHSASEGVLAGLDPEQRTAVTAPAGPVCILAGAGTGKTRAITSRIAHRALSGEISPRHVLAVTFTARAAAEMRQRLTLLGAHGVQARTFHAAALRQVRYFAPRLLSGRAMPELLDSKVRLVTLAAARVGLRTDRAAARDLAGEIEWAKSSLVEPGDYVVSAARALRDTPHEPTKVAEVFTAYEQLKRSNGVIDFEDMLRAAVWGIEEHPDVGEQIRTQYRHFVVDEYQDVNPLQQRLLEAWLAGRNDLTVVGDASQTIYSFTGATSSYLVDFPRRHRNATVVRLVRDYRSTPQVVGLANAVISQARGTEARLRLELSGQRPPGPEPDLRIFTDEPAEANAVAARCRALIDAGTPAKEIAVLFRVNAQSEAYEKALTEAAVPYVVQGAERFFERTEVRQAMVALRSATRSIPGETPLPTAVVEALTAVGWAPDAPPAGGAARERWEALSALVQLAEEYAATPEVVPIGEAASVERPVTLTDFTEELARRAAQQHVPTVDGVTLASLHSAKGLEWDAVFLVGLAEGTLPTTYAKTVEQVEEERRLLYVGITRARQWLWLSYAAARSPGGRARRPSRFLPQLDRSGGTERAGASTGPARRPERRRTQIVSCRICGATLLAGPDRKLGRCPTCPSDIDDELHERLREWRQRVAGAQKVPAYVVFTDATLTALAERRPGRPEELIAIAGIGPRKLGLYGESVLALVQGAGVDDVCPEKTFEISS, from the coding sequence GTGGTGGTTCACTCAGCGTCGGAAGGCGTACTTGCCGGGCTGGACCCGGAGCAGCGCACCGCGGTGACCGCACCCGCCGGCCCGGTCTGCATCCTCGCCGGCGCCGGCACCGGCAAGACCCGCGCGATCACCTCCCGAATCGCCCACCGGGCGCTCTCCGGGGAGATCTCCCCCCGGCACGTGCTCGCGGTCACCTTCACCGCCCGCGCCGCCGCCGAGATGCGACAGCGTCTCACTCTGCTCGGGGCGCATGGTGTGCAGGCGCGGACGTTCCATGCGGCGGCGTTGCGGCAGGTGCGGTACTTCGCCCCCCGCCTGCTGTCCGGCCGGGCCATGCCCGAACTGCTGGACAGCAAGGTACGGCTGGTCACCCTCGCCGCCGCCCGGGTCGGCCTGCGGACCGACCGGGCCGCCGCGCGGGACCTGGCCGGCGAGATCGAGTGGGCCAAGTCGTCGCTCGTCGAGCCGGGGGACTACGTCGTGTCGGCGGCCCGGGCGTTGCGGGACACGCCGCACGAGCCGACGAAGGTCGCCGAGGTGTTCACCGCGTACGAGCAGCTCAAGCGCTCCAACGGGGTGATCGACTTCGAGGACATGCTGCGGGCCGCGGTGTGGGGCATCGAGGAGCACCCGGACGTCGGCGAGCAGATCCGCACCCAGTACCGGCACTTCGTGGTCGACGAGTACCAGGACGTCAACCCCCTCCAGCAGCGGTTGCTCGAGGCCTGGTTGGCCGGCCGCAACGACCTGACAGTTGTCGGCGACGCCAGCCAGACGATCTACTCGTTCACCGGGGCGACCTCGTCGTACCTGGTCGACTTTCCCCGCCGGCACCGCAACGCCACTGTGGTCCGGCTGGTTCGCGACTACCGCTCGACCCCGCAGGTCGTCGGGCTGGCGAACGCGGTGATCTCCCAGGCCCGGGGCACCGAGGCACGGTTGCGGCTGGAGTTGAGCGGGCAGCGCCCACCCGGTCCCGAGCCGGACCTGCGGATCTTCACCGACGAGCCGGCCGAGGCGAACGCGGTGGCTGCCCGCTGCCGCGCGCTCATCGACGCGGGCACCCCGGCGAAGGAGATCGCGGTGCTGTTCCGGGTCAACGCCCAGTCCGAGGCGTACGAGAAGGCGCTCACCGAGGCCGCCGTCCCGTACGTCGTGCAGGGGGCCGAGCGGTTCTTCGAGCGGACCGAGGTGCGCCAGGCGATGGTCGCCCTGCGGTCGGCCACCCGCTCGATCCCCGGGGAGACCCCGTTGCCGACCGCCGTGGTCGAGGCGCTCACCGCGGTCGGCTGGGCCCCGGACGCGCCCCCGGCCGGCGGCGCCGCCCGCGAGCGCTGGGAGGCGCTGTCCGCGCTGGTCCAGCTCGCCGAGGAGTACGCGGCGACCCCCGAGGTGGTGCCGATCGGCGAGGCCGCGTCGGTGGAGCGCCCGGTCACCCTCACCGACTTCACCGAGGAGCTGGCCCGGCGGGCCGCCCAGCAGCACGTGCCGACGGTGGACGGGGTCACGCTGGCGTCCCTGCACTCGGCCAAGGGGCTGGAGTGGGACGCGGTCTTCCTGGTCGGCCTCGCCGAGGGCACCCTGCCCACCACGTACGCAAAGACCGTCGAGCAGGTCGAGGAGGAGCGCCGGCTGCTCTACGTCGGGATCACCCGCGCGCGGCAGTGGCTCTGGCTGTCGTACGCCGCCGCGCGCTCGCCGGGCGGACGGGCCCGGCGGCCGTCGCGGTTCCTGCCCCAGCTGGACCGCTCCGGCGGCACCGAGCGGGCCGGCGCCTCCACCGGTCCCGCGCGCCGTCCCGAACGACGCCGGACGCAGATCGTCTCCTGTCGGATCTGCGGCGCCACCCTGCTCGCCGGCCCCGACCGCAAGTTGGGTCGATGCCCCACCTGCCCGTCCGACATCGACGATGAGCTGCACGAACGGCTGCGCGAGTGGCGGCAGCGGGTGGCCGGCGCGCAGAAGGTCCCGGCGTACGTGGTGTTCACCGACGCCACGTTGACAGCGCTTGCCGAGCGGCGTCCCGGCAGGCCGGAAGAGTTGATCGCCATCGCCGGCATCGGCCCCCGCAAACTGGGCCTCTACGGGGAGTCGGTGTTGGCGCTCGTGCAGGGCGCTGGGGTGGACGACGTCTGCCCGGAGAAAACTTTCGAAATCTCGTCGTAA
- a CDS encoding M48 metallopeptidase family protein, whose translation MAGTRKPVVEVRRSQRRRRTVSAYRDGERVVVLIPDQFSRAEESEWVDRMLARLAAREGRLARSDDELVARANRLIDLYLGGYGVKAVPASVRWVTNQNGRWGSCTPADRSIRISHRVQDMPDWVIDYVLLHELTHLIVPSHNARFWALVGRYPKSERARGYLEGVAAASCTPVPT comes from the coding sequence ATGGCGGGGACGCGTAAGCCGGTCGTCGAGGTGCGGCGCAGCCAGCGTCGGCGACGCACGGTGTCTGCGTACCGTGACGGTGAGCGCGTGGTCGTCCTCATCCCGGACCAGTTCTCCCGGGCCGAGGAGAGCGAGTGGGTCGACCGCATGTTGGCGCGACTCGCCGCCCGCGAGGGTCGGCTCGCCCGCTCGGACGACGAACTGGTCGCCCGTGCCAACCGGCTGATCGACCTCTACCTCGGCGGCTACGGCGTGAAGGCGGTGCCCGCAAGTGTCCGCTGGGTCACCAACCAGAACGGCCGCTGGGGCTCCTGCACGCCCGCCGACCGCAGCATCCGCATCTCGCACCGCGTCCAGGACATGCCCGACTGGGTGATCGACTATGTGCTGCTGCACGAGCTGACCCACCTCATCGTGCCCAGCCACAACGCCCGCTTCTGGGCACTCGTCGGCCGCTACCCCAAGTCGGAGCGCGCCCGCGGCTACCTCGAAGGCGTCGCCGCCGCCTCCTGCACCCCCGTCCCCACCTGA
- a CDS encoding helix-turn-helix domain-containing protein, with protein sequence MPPAAPSPIMRRRRLGIELRSLREAAGLTGDQVIERIGWASASKLSRLENGRSRPDPQDVGVLLDLYGADAAARDELLGIAGEAGDMRGWLKNFPVMTQQQRSWAELEAGCAEISEYNPVLVPGLLQTAGYAKVRIVSARQVSEGAGEPDPTDEPETEVQARLARQLLLTREPHAPSYTAVLEEAALGRRAGPPDVLHEQLVQLCDLALLPNVTLHLLLRDTQIGDWYLPPTAFSLYRFADPLDPETLAIEGGFTDVMSTESITLNRYKVVFEWLCTAALDASDTLSWLIEATGRPTGATSPSTVAFGPATAPTQRRRDSGRLTDR encoded by the coding sequence GTGCCTCCTGCCGCACCCAGCCCGATCATGCGTCGCCGACGGTTGGGCATCGAACTGCGCAGTCTGCGCGAAGCCGCGGGCCTCACCGGTGACCAGGTTATCGAACGGATCGGTTGGGCGTCCGCGTCCAAACTGTCCCGCCTGGAGAACGGCCGCAGCCGACCGGACCCGCAGGACGTCGGCGTTCTGCTCGACCTGTACGGGGCCGACGCCGCGGCCCGCGACGAGTTGCTCGGGATCGCCGGTGAGGCCGGCGACATGCGCGGGTGGTTGAAGAACTTTCCGGTGATGACGCAGCAGCAGCGCAGTTGGGCCGAGTTGGAGGCGGGCTGCGCGGAGATCTCCGAGTACAACCCGGTTCTGGTGCCGGGCCTGCTGCAGACCGCCGGGTACGCGAAGGTCCGGATCGTCTCGGCCCGCCAGGTGAGCGAGGGCGCAGGCGAACCGGACCCGACCGATGAGCCGGAGACCGAGGTGCAGGCCCGATTGGCCCGCCAGTTGCTGCTGACCCGCGAGCCGCACGCGCCGAGCTACACCGCAGTGCTGGAGGAGGCGGCCCTCGGCCGCCGGGCCGGCCCACCCGACGTGCTGCACGAGCAGTTGGTCCAGTTGTGCGACCTGGCCCTGCTGCCCAACGTGACGCTGCACCTGCTTCTGCGGGATACGCAGATAGGCGACTGGTACCTTCCGCCGACCGCCTTCTCCCTCTATCGGTTCGCCGATCCGCTCGATCCGGAGACATTGGCCATCGAAGGGGGGTTCACCGACGTCATGTCGACCGAGTCAATCACGCTAAATCGCTATAAAGTGGTGTTCGAGTGGCTATGCACGGCGGCACTTGACGCCTCGGACACCCTCTCCTGGCTGATCGAGGCGACGGGACGGCCGACCGGGGCGACGTCCCCATCCACAGTGGCGTTCGGGCCGGCAACGGCGCCGACCCAACGCCGCCGGGATTCGGGGCGACTGACGGATCGGTGA
- a CDS encoding mycoredoxin, with amino-acid sequence MLTMYSTPWCGYCHRLKSQLDREGIGYEVVDIERDPAAAEFVMSVNGGNQTVPTLRFDDGSALTNPSITQVKQHLATLNA; translated from the coding sequence ATGCTGACGATGTATTCCACCCCCTGGTGCGGCTACTGCCACCGGCTGAAGTCGCAGCTCGACCGGGAGGGCATCGGGTACGAGGTGGTCGACATCGAGCGGGACCCGGCGGCCGCGGAGTTCGTGATGAGCGTCAACGGCGGCAACCAGACGGTGCCGACGCTGCGCTTCGATGACGGCAGCGCCCTGACCAACCCCTCGATCACACAGGTCAAGCAGCACCTGGCGACCCTCAACGCCTGA
- a CDS encoding DUF5679 domain-containing protein: protein MADQAQTYNGYCVKCKEKRDFEGHVEVSKTGMNMAKGKCPVCGTTVNRILGKAKV from the coding sequence GTGGCCGACCAGGCCCAGACCTACAACGGTTACTGCGTGAAGTGCAAGGAGAAGCGGGACTTCGAGGGGCACGTGGAGGTCTCGAAGACCGGCATGAACATGGCCAAGGGCAAGTGTCCGGTTTGCGGCACAACAGTGAACCGGATTCTCGGCAAGGCGAAGGTCTGA
- a CDS encoding YlbL family protein, giving the protein MRRRGLTVLLGALFTALLSIGVLRVPIPYVVLGPGPTVNTLGTADGKEVIQVTGRETSTSAGQLRLTTVGVQPTVRLRSAIAGWFSDDEAVVPRELVYPPGESTEQVEQRNAEDFKVSQTSAETAALRELGFPVQVVIKTVAADGPSAGVLKVGDVVTSVDGQPVPVAAKVTELIRAKPSGTALRIAYTRDGAAATATVTSREQDGRPRIGVEIDQQQPHPFTLGIDLGDIGGPSAGLMFALGIVDKLTPADLTGGKVIAGTGTIDDEGTVGPIGGIAQKLVGAKHAGAKVFLVPADNCAEAVRNPQPDLPLLKVGSLDEALTALETLRAGGQPTRC; this is encoded by the coding sequence ATGAGACGTCGCGGCCTGACGGTCCTGCTCGGTGCCCTGTTCACCGCCCTGCTGAGCATCGGGGTGCTCCGGGTGCCGATCCCGTACGTGGTGCTCGGCCCGGGCCCGACGGTCAACACCCTCGGCACTGCCGATGGCAAGGAGGTCATCCAGGTCACCGGCCGGGAGACCTCCACCTCCGCCGGCCAGCTCCGGCTGACGACAGTGGGGGTGCAGCCCACGGTGCGGCTCCGTTCGGCGATCGCCGGCTGGTTCTCCGACGACGAGGCGGTGGTGCCGCGCGAGCTGGTCTACCCGCCGGGGGAGTCGACGGAGCAGGTCGAGCAGCGCAACGCCGAGGACTTCAAGGTCTCGCAGACCAGCGCCGAGACGGCCGCGCTGCGTGAGCTGGGCTTCCCGGTGCAGGTAGTGATCAAGACGGTCGCCGCGGACGGCCCGTCCGCCGGGGTGCTCAAGGTCGGCGACGTGGTCACCTCGGTCGACGGTCAGCCGGTGCCGGTGGCCGCCAAGGTCACCGAGCTGATCCGGGCCAAGCCGTCCGGTACGGCCCTGCGGATCGCTTACACGCGCGACGGCGCGGCGGCCACCGCGACGGTGACGAGCCGGGAGCAGGACGGCCGGCCGCGGATCGGCGTCGAGATCGACCAGCAGCAGCCGCACCCGTTCACGCTCGGCATCGACCTGGGGGACATCGGTGGGCCGAGCGCCGGCCTGATGTTCGCCCTGGGCATCGTGGACAAGCTGACCCCGGCCGACCTCACCGGCGGGAAGGTCATCGCGGGCACCGGCACCATCGACGACGAGGGCACCGTCGGCCCGATCGGCGGGATCGCCCAGAAGCTTGTCGGCGCGAAGCATGCGGGGGCCAAGGTATTCCTGGTGCCGGCGGACAACTGCGCCGAGGCGGTCCGCAATCCGCAGCCCGACCTGCCGTTGCTGAAGGTGGGCTCGCTGGACGAGGCGCTCACCGCTCTGGAGACGTTGCGGGCGGGTGGTCAGCCGACCCGCTGCTGA
- a CDS encoding ABC1 kinase family protein — translation MTDIPRRAVSRTAKLAALPLGFAGRTVLGMGKRVTGLASDVISAEIQQRTAEQLFSVLGQLKGGAMKFGQALSVFEAALPEEIAAPYRQALTKLQEAAPPLPAASVHKVLAEQLGPDWRDRFVEFNDTPAAAASIGQVHRARWREPGYGPSGEPNSRDVAVKIQYPGAGDALLADLKQLSRLGGMFRAIQPGLDVKPLLVELRERITEELDYELEAESQRTFAAAYADDPEIFIPEVVSTSPRVLVTEWVTGTPLADIIREGTEEQRDEAGRLMATLHLSAPQRAGLLHADPHPGNFRLLPDGRLGVIDFGAVARMPEGTPEPIGRIAGRALRGDADGVVAGLRDEGFIGATDEIDAEGVLDFLRPMLEPIAADGFRFTRAWLRAEAGRLASPRSPTYQLSRQLNLPPSYLLIHRVTLGSIGVLCQLEAKAPYRSILERWLPGFAPVA, via the coding sequence GTGACCGACATCCCGCGCCGGGCCGTGTCCCGGACCGCCAAGCTCGCCGCTCTGCCGCTCGGCTTCGCCGGCCGGACCGTCCTCGGCATGGGTAAGCGCGTCACCGGGCTCGCCTCCGACGTGATCTCCGCGGAGATCCAGCAGCGCACCGCCGAGCAGTTGTTCAGCGTGTTGGGCCAGCTCAAGGGCGGGGCGATGAAGTTCGGCCAGGCGCTGTCGGTCTTCGAGGCGGCCCTGCCGGAGGAGATCGCCGCGCCGTACCGGCAGGCGTTGACCAAGCTTCAGGAGGCCGCGCCGCCGCTGCCGGCCGCGAGTGTGCACAAGGTGCTGGCCGAGCAGCTCGGCCCCGACTGGCGCGACCGGTTCGTCGAGTTCAACGACACCCCGGCCGCGGCGGCCAGCATCGGGCAGGTGCACCGGGCACGGTGGCGTGAGCCGGGGTACGGCCCGTCCGGCGAACCGAACAGCCGCGACGTGGCCGTCAAGATCCAGTATCCGGGCGCCGGTGACGCGCTGCTCGCCGACCTCAAGCAGCTCTCCCGGCTGGGCGGGATGTTCCGGGCGATCCAGCCGGGCCTCGACGTCAAGCCACTCCTCGTCGAGCTGCGTGAGCGGATCACCGAGGAGCTGGACTACGAGCTGGAGGCCGAGTCGCAGCGCACCTTCGCCGCCGCGTACGCCGACGATCCGGAGATCTTCATCCCGGAGGTGGTCTCCACGTCGCCCCGGGTGCTGGTCACCGAATGGGTGACGGGCACACCGCTTGCCGACATCATCCGGGAGGGCACCGAGGAGCAGCGGGACGAGGCCGGCCGGCTCATGGCCACGTTGCATCTCTCCGCACCCCAACGGGCCGGCCTCCTGCACGCCGACCCGCACCCGGGAAACTTCCGGCTGCTGCCCGACGGCCGTCTCGGGGTGATCGACTTCGGTGCGGTGGCCCGGATGCCCGAGGGCACGCCGGAGCCGATCGGCCGCATCGCCGGGCGGGCCCTGCGCGGCGACGCGGACGGGGTGGTGGCGGGCCTACGGGACGAGGGGTTCATCGGTGCCACCGACGAGATCGACGCCGAGGGGGTCCTCGACTTCCTCCGCCCGATGCTGGAGCCCATCGCGGCCGACGGGTTCCGCTTCACCCGGGCCTGGCTGCGGGCCGAGGCGGGCCGGTTGGCCAGCCCCCGCTCCCCCACCTACCAGCTGAGCAGGCAGCTCAACCTGCCCCCGTCGTACCTGCTCATCCACCGGGTGACGCTCGGCTCGATCGGGGTGCTCTGCCAGTTGGAGGCCAAGGCGCCGTACCGCAGCATCCTGGAGCGCTGGCTGCCGGGCTTCGCCCCGGTGGCCTGA
- a CDS encoding DUF397 domain-containing protein: MNDIHNTPSVSANSLADAPWRTSTRSQTSNCVEVAPLGTGPSAVALRDSKDRGGPVLLFNRAGWLGFITGAKTGQFDLN, from the coding sequence ATGAACGACATCCACAACACGCCGTCCGTCTCCGCCAACTCGTTGGCGGACGCCCCGTGGCGCACCAGCACACGCAGCCAGACCTCCAACTGCGTGGAGGTCGCACCCCTGGGCACCGGCCCGTCGGCGGTCGCGCTGCGCGACAGCAAGGACCGGGGCGGCCCGGTGCTGCTGTTCAACCGGGCCGGCTGGCTCGGCTTCATCACCGGAGCGAAGACGGGCCAGTTCGATCTGAACTGA
- a CDS encoding MFS transporter, which translates to MRTVLRRPDFRLLFGGLLASMTAESILLLALAIWVKDLTGSNGLAGGIIFAVIAPMMLAPLVGWFVDRYPRRPFFVTANVVTALLLVPLFTVRDAGDVWLVYLVAALYGLSSITLGAALSGLLRQLVPLELLAEANGVLQTVRQGLRLIGPLAGAALYAALGGWALAGIGMVGFVTAAAVVSAVPSPALTPPTVRLRWPAELGAGLRHLTGEPALRRALLGYGLGSLVMGFSESLIFAYVDQGLNRDAAFVGVLVMVQGVGGLFGGLCSPALVRRIGEIGTLAAGVAFFSPAALALAYPDLRLGFVAVLLAGVSLPLTMVGLHTLIQRRTPPGLVGRVAAATQALVSGPQALSIGAGALLVGVLDYRALFLLVGVATFAAGVYLWRGRHLSAPAGRRGPTPPPRPTLPAPRRPVDADIDAPVATGPRRPPRR; encoded by the coding sequence ATGCGCACCGTCCTGCGCCGACCCGACTTCCGCCTGCTGTTCGGCGGCCTGCTCGCCAGCATGACCGCCGAGTCGATCCTGCTGCTCGCGCTCGCCATCTGGGTCAAGGACCTGACCGGCTCCAACGGGCTCGCCGGCGGCATCATCTTCGCCGTCATCGCCCCGATGATGCTGGCGCCGCTTGTCGGTTGGTTCGTCGACAGGTACCCGCGCCGGCCCTTCTTCGTGACCGCGAACGTGGTCACCGCGCTGCTGCTCGTGCCGCTGTTCACGGTCCGCGACGCGGGTGACGTCTGGCTCGTGTACCTGGTCGCAGCCCTGTACGGCCTCTCGTCCATCACGCTCGGCGCGGCGCTCAGCGGGTTGCTCCGGCAGTTGGTGCCGCTGGAGCTGCTCGCCGAGGCGAACGGCGTGCTGCAGACCGTACGCCAGGGGCTGCGGCTGATCGGTCCGCTGGCCGGCGCGGCGCTCTACGCGGCGCTCGGCGGGTGGGCGCTGGCCGGGATCGGCATGGTCGGCTTCGTGACCGCGGCCGCGGTGGTGAGCGCGGTGCCGAGCCCGGCGCTGACGCCGCCGACCGTGCGGCTGCGCTGGCCCGCCGAGCTGGGCGCCGGCCTGCGGCACCTGACCGGTGAGCCGGCCCTGCGCCGGGCCCTGCTCGGCTACGGGCTCGGGTCGCTGGTGATGGGCTTCAGCGAATCGCTGATCTTCGCCTACGTCGACCAGGGGTTGAACCGGGACGCCGCCTTCGTGGGCGTGCTGGTCATGGTGCAGGGCGTCGGCGGGCTGTTCGGTGGGCTCTGCTCACCGGCGCTGGTCCGCCGAATCGGAGAGATCGGCACACTGGCCGCCGGGGTGGCGTTCTTCTCACCTGCCGCGCTCGCGCTCGCGTACCCCGACCTGCGACTCGGTTTCGTGGCGGTGCTGCTGGCAGGCGTCTCGCTGCCGTTGACGATGGTGGGCCTGCACACGCTGATCCAGCGACGTACGCCACCGGGGCTGGTCGGACGGGTCGCGGCGGCCACCCAGGCGTTGGTCAGCGGCCCGCAGGCGCTGTCCATCGGCGCCGGCGCCCTGCTTGTCGGCGTCCTGGACTACCGGGCGCTGTTCCTGCTGGTCGGGGTGGCCACGTTTGCCGCCGGCGTCTACCTCTGGCGGGGCCGGCACCTGAGCGCGCCGGCCGGCCGCCGTGGACCCACACCGCCGCCCCGACCGACGCTCCCCGCGCCGCGCCGCCCGGTCGACGCCGACATCGACGCGCCGGTGGCCACGGGACCCCGGCGGCCGCCCCGGCGGTGA
- a CDS encoding WhiB family transcriptional regulator — translation MSLALAPLDVSVELEANLPCRKFDPDLWFSDSPAELELAKSLCGDCPLRVECLAGAVERAEPWGVWGGEIFERGAVVPRKRPRGRPRKEDVARDAELRVEAEARLAASGLSEVRGAVRLAA, via the coding sequence ATGAGTCTGGCGTTGGCCCCCCTCGATGTGAGCGTCGAGCTGGAGGCGAACCTGCCCTGCCGGAAGTTCGACCCCGACCTGTGGTTCTCCGACTCGCCTGCCGAGCTCGAGCTGGCCAAGTCGCTCTGCGGGGACTGCCCGCTGCGCGTCGAGTGCCTGGCCGGGGCGGTGGAGCGAGCGGAGCCGTGGGGCGTCTGGGGCGGCGAGATCTTCGAGCGTGGCGCGGTCGTCCCGCGCAAGCGGCCCCGTGGCCGTCCGCGCAAGGAGGACGTCGCTCGTGACGCCGAGCTTCGGGTCGAGGCCGAGGCGCGCCTGGCAGCCAGTGGGCTGTCCGAGGTGCGTGGCGCGGTCCGGCTGGCAGCCTGA